A region from the Cannabis sativa cultivar Pink pepper isolate KNU-18-1 chromosome 9, ASM2916894v1, whole genome shotgun sequence genome encodes:
- the LOC115710581 gene encoding uncharacterized protein LOC115710581 isoform X1 yields the protein MVGTVGLYEPDTYMEARPTYPLEWYSKLAALTPHHNLAWDVGTGNGQAAIGVSEHYKQVIAADVNMAQLERATPHPRVRYLPTPQTMNDNELVSLIGGENSVDLITVATAVHWFDLSHFYFIVSRVLRKPGGVLAVWSYFDMAVSPEFDSLFKKFHDSLLPFWPKEVRDYVHEGYKTLSFPFESVGLGSEGNPLPLEIHKQLSLNGILKLFGSFSPVNVAKSQGLDLLSPEVVKGFENAWDGPLTLVRDVTYKAFMLAGKVRS from the exons acataccCACTTGAATGGTATTCAAAGCTGGCAGCTCTCACTCCTCACCACAACTTGGCTTGGGACGTTGGCACGGGCAATGGCCAAGCTGCTATTGGG GTGTCTGAGCACTACAAGCAAGTGATTGCAGCGGATGTAAACATGGCCCAGCTAGAGCGAGCTACTCCCCATCCTCGAGTCCGATACCTCCCCACTCCTCAAACCATGAATGACAACGAATTAGTGTCGTTGATTGGGGGAGAAAATTCTGTGGATCTAATAACCGTTGCAACAGCAGTTCATTGGTTCGACCTTTCACACTTCTATTTTATTGTTTCTCGGGTTTTGCGCAAGCCAGGAGGAGTGCTTGCTGTTTGGTCCTACTTTGACATGGCTGTGAGCCCCGAATTCGACTCCCTCTTCAAAAAATTTCACGACTCATTGCTGCCGTTTTGGCCCAAGGAAGTCAGAGACTACGTGCATGAGGGTTACAAAACGTTGTCGTTTCCATTTGAGAGTGTTGGGTTAGGTTCTGAGGGGAATCCACTGCCCTTGGAGATACATAAACAACTTTCTTTGAATGGAATTTTGAAGCTGTTCGGGTCTTTCTCTCCTGTCAATGTGGCTAAGAGCCAGGGTCTGGATTTGTTATCCCCAGAGGTGGTTAAAGGCTTTGAGAATGCTTGGGATGGACCTCTTACTTTGGTCAGGGATGTTACCTACAAAGCTTTTATGCTAGCTGGAAAGGTTAGGTCTTAA
- the LOC115710581 gene encoding uncharacterized protein LOC115710581 isoform X2, which produces MLYEPDTYMEARPTYPLEWYSKLAALTPHHNLAWDVGTGNGQAAIGVSEHYKQVIAADVNMAQLERATPHPRVRYLPTPQTMNDNELVSLIGGENSVDLITVATAVHWFDLSHFYFIVSRVLRKPGGVLAVWSYFDMAVSPEFDSLFKKFHDSLLPFWPKEVRDYVHEGYKTLSFPFESVGLGSEGNPLPLEIHKQLSLNGILKLFGSFSPVNVAKSQGLDLLSPEVVKGFENAWDGPLTLVRDVTYKAFMLAGKVRS; this is translated from the exons acataccCACTTGAATGGTATTCAAAGCTGGCAGCTCTCACTCCTCACCACAACTTGGCTTGGGACGTTGGCACGGGCAATGGCCAAGCTGCTATTGGG GTGTCTGAGCACTACAAGCAAGTGATTGCAGCGGATGTAAACATGGCCCAGCTAGAGCGAGCTACTCCCCATCCTCGAGTCCGATACCTCCCCACTCCTCAAACCATGAATGACAACGAATTAGTGTCGTTGATTGGGGGAGAAAATTCTGTGGATCTAATAACCGTTGCAACAGCAGTTCATTGGTTCGACCTTTCACACTTCTATTTTATTGTTTCTCGGGTTTTGCGCAAGCCAGGAGGAGTGCTTGCTGTTTGGTCCTACTTTGACATGGCTGTGAGCCCCGAATTCGACTCCCTCTTCAAAAAATTTCACGACTCATTGCTGCCGTTTTGGCCCAAGGAAGTCAGAGACTACGTGCATGAGGGTTACAAAACGTTGTCGTTTCCATTTGAGAGTGTTGGGTTAGGTTCTGAGGGGAATCCACTGCCCTTGGAGATACATAAACAACTTTCTTTGAATGGAATTTTGAAGCTGTTCGGGTCTTTCTCTCCTGTCAATGTGGCTAAGAGCCAGGGTCTGGATTTGTTATCCCCAGAGGTGGTTAAAGGCTTTGAGAATGCTTGGGATGGACCTCTTACTTTGGTCAGGGATGTTACCTACAAAGCTTTTATGCTAGCTGGAAAGGTTAGGTCTTAA